A window of the Butyricimonas faecalis genome harbors these coding sequences:
- the rpoC gene encoding DNA-directed RNA polymerase subunit beta': MAFRKDNKVKNFTKIAIGLASPEEILERSSGAVLKPETINYRTYKPERDGLFCERIFGPVKDYECHCGKYKRIRYKGIVCDRCGVEVTEKKVRRERMGHIQLVVPVAHIWYFKSLPNKIGYLLGLPSKKLDAVIYYERYVVVNPGIMGDSGIKTMDFLTEEEYLDILDKLPTDNQYLDDDDPNKFIAKMGAEAISMLLERLDLDDLSYDLRNKANTETSQQRKNEALKRLQVVEAFRESKEINKPEWMIVKVLSVIPPELRPLVPLDGGRFATSDLNDLYRRVIIRNNRLKRLIEIKAPDVILRNEKRMLQEAVDSLFDNSRKSNAVKIENNRPLKSLSDSLKGKQGRFRQNLLGKRVDYSARSVIVVGPDLKMHECGLPKDMAAELYMPFIIRKLIERGIVKTVKSAKKIVDRRDPIVWDILENVLKGHPVLLNRAPTLHRLGIQAFQPKLIEGKAIRLHPLACTGFNADFDGDQMAVHLPLGNEAVLEAQILMLCSHNILNPANGAPITVPSQDMVLGLYYITKPRKGVRGEGLKFYSPEEVIIAFNEKAVDLHAEVEVKIDDVDKDGQPFRHMIKTTVGRVILNQFTPKNYPYINTLITKKALRDIIGDVFKRCGVDVTAKFLDDIKDLGYRKAFEGGLSFNLGDVIVPENKQDLLQEGYDQVEEVMANYNMGFITNNERYNQIIDIWTHVNANLTATLMKQLAADDQGFNSIYMMLDSGARGSREQIRQLGGMRGLMAKPQKSGAAGGQIIENPILANFKEGLSVLEYFISTHGARKGLADTALKTADAGYLTRRLVDVANDITITEEDCGTLRGITISAIKNNEEIVSSLSERILGRVSVHDIYHPNTGELIVASGDEITEEIADIIEKSPIERVEVRSVLTCEAKKGVCAKCYGRNLATSRMVEKGEAVGVIAAQSIGEPGTQLTLRTFHVGGTAGNISSENSLKAKYDGYVEYEELRSVEYTQDNGTTCDVVVGRLTELRILDKNTNIILVSHAIPYGAKLFVKDGQEISKGELLCEWDPFNALIITEFSGTVGLENLIEGETYKEESDETTGFREMIIIEFRDKMKAPALCINDAQGNTVKSYNLPVGAHIVVKEGAEVVAGSTIAKIPRAVGKAGDITGGLPRVTELFEARNPSNPAVVSEIDGEVTYGKIKRGNREIIVTSKAGEVKKYLVSLSKQILVQENDYVRAGTPLSDGAITPTDILNIEGPIKVQEYIVNEVQDVYRMQGVKINDKHFEIIVHQMMRKVLIQDAGDTRFLENQVVDKSEFMEENDAIYGKKVVLEAGDSDRVKPGQIISVRMLRDINSQLKRRDLKVVEARDAVPATSAQVLQGITRAALQTSSFISAASFQETTKVLNEAAIYGKVDPLEGLKENVICGHLIPVGTGMKEFRSLIVGSKADLEKMEK, from the coding sequence ATGGCCTTCAGAAAAGACAATAAAGTAAAAAATTTTACGAAGATCGCTATTGGATTGGCTTCCCCGGAAGAGATTCTGGAACGGTCCAGTGGTGCTGTATTAAAACCGGAGACGATTAACTATCGTACATACAAACCCGAACGTGATGGTTTGTTCTGCGAGCGAATCTTCGGTCCGGTGAAGGATTACGAATGTCATTGCGGTAAATATAAACGTATTCGTTACAAGGGTATTGTTTGTGACCGTTGTGGTGTTGAGGTTACGGAGAAGAAGGTTAGACGTGAGCGTATGGGACATATCCAGTTGGTGGTTCCTGTGGCTCATATCTGGTATTTCAAGTCGTTGCCAAATAAAATCGGTTACTTGTTAGGGTTACCTTCCAAGAAACTGGATGCCGTTATCTACTACGAGAGATACGTGGTGGTAAACCCGGGTATCATGGGGGATTCCGGTATCAAAACAATGGATTTCCTGACGGAAGAAGAGTATTTGGATATTCTGGATAAACTTCCGACAGATAATCAATATCTGGATGATGATGATCCAAATAAATTCATCGCCAAGATGGGTGCGGAAGCTATTTCCATGTTGTTGGAGCGTTTGGATTTGGATGATCTTTCTTATGATTTGAGAAATAAAGCGAACACGGAAACTTCTCAACAAAGAAAGAACGAGGCGTTGAAACGTCTTCAAGTGGTAGAGGCTTTCCGTGAGAGTAAAGAAATTAATAAACCGGAATGGATGATCGTGAAGGTGTTATCCGTGATACCGCCTGAATTGCGTCCGTTGGTTCCGTTGGATGGAGGTCGTTTTGCTACTTCCGATTTGAACGATTTGTACAGACGGGTGATTATCCGAAACAATCGTTTAAAGAGATTGATAGAGATTAAGGCTCCGGATGTGATCTTGCGTAATGAGAAGCGTATGTTGCAGGAGGCCGTGGATTCTTTGTTCGATAACTCTCGTAAATCCAACGCGGTTAAGATTGAGAATAACAGACCGTTGAAGTCTCTTTCCGACAGTTTGAAAGGTAAACAAGGGCGTTTCCGTCAGAACTTGTTGGGTAAGCGTGTTGACTACTCTGCACGTTCGGTAATCGTTGTAGGTCCGGACTTGAAGATGCACGAGTGTGGTCTTCCGAAAGACATGGCGGCTGAATTGTATATGCCGTTTATTATCCGTAAGTTGATCGAGCGCGGTATCGTGAAGACGGTGAAGAGTGCCAAGAAGATCGTGGATCGTCGTGATCCAATCGTTTGGGATATTCTTGAAAACGTGTTGAAAGGTCACCCGGTATTGTTAAACCGTGCCCCGACCCTGCACCGTTTGGGTATTCAGGCATTCCAGCCGAAATTGATCGAGGGTAAGGCTATTCGTTTGCACCCGTTGGCTTGTACTGGATTCAACGCCGACTTCGATGGAGACCAGATGGCCGTACACTTGCCATTAGGTAATGAGGCCGTGTTGGAAGCTCAGATTTTGATGTTGTGTTCTCATAACATTTTGAACCCGGCTAACGGTGCGCCTATCACGGTGCCTTCTCAGGATATGGTACTCGGTTTGTACTATATCACGAAACCGAGAAAGGGCGTGAGGGGTGAAGGTTTGAAGTTCTATTCTCCGGAGGAGGTAATTATCGCTTTCAACGAGAAAGCTGTCGACTTGCATGCTGAAGTCGAGGTGAAGATCGATGACGTGGATAAAGACGGTCAACCGTTCAGACATATGATCAAAACGACCGTGGGACGTGTGATCTTGAATCAGTTTACCCCGAAAAACTATCCTTATATCAATACGTTGATCACGAAGAAAGCTTTGCGTGACATTATCGGTGACGTGTTCAAACGTTGCGGTGTGGACGTGACGGCTAAATTCTTGGATGATATTAAGGATTTGGGTTATCGTAAGGCTTTTGAAGGAGGTTTGTCTTTCAATCTGGGAGACGTTATCGTTCCTGAGAACAAGCAGGACTTGTTGCAAGAAGGATATGATCAGGTTGAGGAGGTGATGGCGAACTATAACATGGGATTCATTACCAATAATGAAAGATATAACCAGATTATCGATATTTGGACACACGTGAATGCGAACTTGACGGCTACGTTGATGAAACAGTTGGCCGCGGACGACCAAGGGTTCAATTCTATCTATATGATGTTGGATTCCGGAGCCCGTGGATCTCGCGAGCAGATTCGTCAGTTGGGAGGTATGCGTGGATTGATGGCAAAACCGCAGAAATCAGGTGCTGCCGGGGGACAGATTATCGAGAACCCGATTTTGGCAAACTTTAAAGAGGGGCTTTCGGTGTTGGAGTACTTTATTTCAACCCACGGTGCTCGTAAAGGTTTGGCCGATACCGCATTGAAGACTGCTGACGCCGGATATTTGACTCGTCGTTTGGTTGACGTGGCTAATGACATCACGATTACCGAGGAAGATTGCGGTACGTTGAGAGGTATCACCATTTCAGCGATCAAAAATAACGAGGAGATCGTGTCTTCTTTGTCAGAGAGAATTTTAGGACGTGTTTCCGTACATGATATTTATCATCCGAATACGGGCGAATTAATCGTGGCTTCAGGTGATGAGATTACGGAAGAGATTGCCGATATTATTGAGAAGTCTCCGATCGAGCGTGTTGAAGTACGTTCTGTATTGACTTGCGAGGCGAAGAAGGGGGTTTGTGCTAAGTGTTACGGACGTAACTTGGCTACCAGCCGTATGGTAGAGAAGGGTGAGGCTGTCGGAGTTATCGCTGCACAGTCTATCGGTGAGCCGGGTACTCAGTTGACATTGAGAACCTTCCACGTGGGAGGTACCGCAGGAAATATTTCCAGCGAGAACTCTTTGAAAGCTAAATATGACGGTTACGTTGAGTATGAAGAATTGCGTTCTGTAGAGTACACGCAAGATAACGGAACGACCTGTGACGTGGTGGTAGGACGTTTGACGGAGTTGCGTATATTGGATAAGAACACGAATATTATATTGGTTTCTCACGCTATCCCTTACGGTGCTAAATTGTTCGTGAAGGATGGACAGGAGATCAGCAAGGGTGAATTGCTTTGCGAATGGGACCCGTTCAATGCTTTGATCATTACCGAATTCTCCGGTACGGTTGGGTTGGAAAACTTGATCGAGGGTGAAACCTACAAGGAGGAGTCCGATGAAACCACCGGATTTAGAGAGATGATCATCATCGAGTTCCGTGACAAGATGAAAGCGCCTGCTTTGTGTATCAATGATGCACAAGGAAACACGGTGAAGAGTTACAACTTGCCGGTAGGTGCCCACATTGTCGTGAAGGAAGGAGCCGAGGTCGTTGCCGGTAGTACCATTGCCAAGATTCCGAGAGCCGTTGGTAAGGCAGGCGATATCACGGGAGGTCTTCCTCGTGTTACCGAATTGTTCGAGGCTCGTAACCCGTCGAATCCGGCTGTTGTATCGGAAATTGACGGAGAGGTAACTTACGGTAAGATCAAACGCGGTAATCGTGAAATCATCGTGACATCAAAAGCCGGAGAGGTGAAGAAATATCTGGTTTCTTTGTCCAAACAGATTTTGGTGCAGGAGAATGATTATGTACGTGCAGGAACCCCGTTATCTGACGGTGCGATTACCCCGACTGATATTTTGAATATCGAGGGACCGATCAAGGTTCAGGAGTATATCGTGAACGAGGTACAGGATGTTTACCGGATGCAGGGTGTGAAGATCAACGATAAGCATTTCGAGATCATTGTACACCAGATGATGCGTAAGGTATTGATCCAAGATGCCGGAGATACGAGATTCTTGGAGAATCAAGTGGTGGATAAGAGTGAGTTCATGGAAGAAAACGATGCAATCTACGGGAAGAAGGTGGTGTTGGAAGCCGGGGATTCGGATCGGGTGAAACCGGGACAGATTATCTCTGTACGTATGTTGAGAGATATTAATTCTCAGTTGAAACGTAGAGATTTGAAGGTGGTAGAGGCGCGAGATGCTGTACCTGCGACTTCAGCTCAGGTATTACAAGGGATTACCCGTGCTGCATTGCAGACGTCAAGCTTTATTTCTGCCGCATCATTCCAGGAAACCACGAAAGTATTGAATGAAGCAGCAATTTACGGTAAAGTCGATCCGTTGGAAGGCTTGAAAGAAAACGTGATTTGCGGTCACTTAATACCGGTGGGAACAGGTATGAAAGAATTTAGAAGTCTGATTGTAGGTTCTAAGGCGGACCTCGAAAAGATGGAAAAATAA